In a single window of the Eshraghiella crossota genome:
- a CDS encoding TetR/AcrR family transcriptional regulator C-terminal domain-containing protein: MEQIKELTKRLIANSFKELLLQNSFEKITIKMITDHANVIRPTFYNHFHDKYELLEWIFRDEVLDEAEIFEREGKIEEGIYHIFSKFYEDREFYRKAFEITGQNGFADTLSDMFTSFYKEAASRNLKIVKETKLSVDTVARYYSSGLITVLKMLVGDNGSESLEDFLYGYRYLISHALYDI, from the coding sequence ATGGAACAGATTAAAGAATTAACGAAACGTCTGATAGCGAACAGCTTTAAAGAGCTTCTGCTTCAGAATTCTTTTGAAAAAATTACAATTAAAATGATAACGGATCATGCTAATGTAATCAGACCTACATTTTACAACCATTTCCATGACAAGTACGAGCTGCTTGAATGGATTTTCAGGGATGAGGTTCTGGATGAGGCAGAAATATTTGAACGTGAAGGTAAGATAGAGGAAGGAATTTACCATATTTTTTCTAAATTCTACGAAGACAGGGAATTTTACCGGAAGGCGTTTGAGATAACGGGACAGAATGGTTTTGCAGATACATTGTCCGATATGTTTACTTCTTTTTATAAAGAAGCTGCATCAAGGAATCTGAAAATCGTAAAAGAGACAAAGCTTTCTGTTGACACTGTAGCCAGATATTACTCCAGTGGATTGATTACCGTGCTTAAGATGCTTGTTGGGGATAATGGCTCGGAGAGCCTTGAAGATTTCCTCTATGGATACCGTTATCTGATAAGTCATGCCTTATATGATATATAA
- a CDS encoding manganese efflux pump, producing MNTVMIILVGFGLAFDVFYIAVSQGCVLDRIQGKNMSLMCLIVCGWQMVALAIGYGIARLPKVYAMSTEIRMVWSLISALIFIAIGFIKIYISNHKVARPEIRQEIDFKKICGIASSTSVYTLFAGLACEWIGMDIADICIMVCFMTITLVISGVYVGYRNGELNNKVYLSGGALLIIAGLCVIAEYLIWWFGR from the coding sequence ATGAATACAGTGATGATAATACTAGTCGGTTTTGGATTAGCGTTTGATGTATTTTATATAGCTGTATCACAAGGATGCGTGTTAGACCGCATACAAGGCAAGAATATGTCATTAATGTGCCTTATAGTCTGCGGATGGCAGATGGTTGCACTGGCAATAGGTTACGGAATTGCCAGACTTCCTAAAGTATATGCCATGTCTACCGAAATCAGGATGGTATGGTCACTTATATCGGCATTGATTTTCATTGCTATAGGTTTTATTAAGATATATATAAGCAACCATAAAGTAGCAAGACCGGAAATACGACAGGAAATAGATTTTAAGAAAATATGCGGTATAGCTTCATCCACCAGTGTATATACGCTGTTTGCCGGCCTTGCCTGTGAGTGGATAGGTATGGATATTGCGGATATATGCATTATGGTATGTTTTATGACAATAACTCTTGTTATATCCGGAGTGTATGTAGGATACAGAAACGGTGAACTTAATAACAAAGTATATTTAAGCGGCGGGGCACTGCTCATAATAGCCGGATTATGTGTTATAGCAGAATATCTTATATGGTGGTTTGGAAGGTAA
- a CDS encoding lysophospholipid acyltransferase family protein yields the protein MPKWTDSLKAAIGNAVLTIFVKVGMRPKQIFQNKNRKNCNYGEPVIFVGNHTSHYDGIMTSVEFKKSKADIIVAKDWFEKKSINWYLKNARCIPMDRYGVDTGWLRNSKEAVKKGESIIIFPEGKTSKDGNIGEFKSGFVMLSIMTGARIVPFVIDGKYKMVFGRRQRIYLGEPLALTEEGKSLTPKYMEKESERFRQIIQDMKEKVK from the coding sequence ATGCCAAAGTGGACTGATTCGTTAAAAGCTGCAATAGGAAACGCTGTTCTTACTATTTTTGTCAAGGTGGGAATGAGACCTAAGCAGATATTTCAAAATAAAAACAGAAAAAATTGCAATTACGGTGAACCTGTCATATTTGTAGGAAATCATACCAGCCATTATGACGGAATAATGACTTCCGTGGAATTTAAAAAAAGCAAAGCTGATATAATAGTTGCAAAGGACTGGTTTGAGAAGAAAAGCATTAACTGGTATCTTAAGAATGCCAGATGCATTCCGATGGACAGATACGGAGTTGACACAGGATGGCTTAGAAATTCAAAAGAAGCTGTCAAAAAAGGCGAATCGATTATTATTTTTCCTGAAGGAAAGACAAGTAAGGATGGTAATATCGGAGAGTTCAAATCAGGTTTTGTTATGTTATCCATAATGACCGGAGCCAGAATAGTTCCATTTGTCATAGATGGTAAATATAAAATGGTATTTGGAAGGCGACAGAGAATATACCTTGGTGAGCCGTTAGCACTTACAGAAGAAGGCAAATCACTTACTCCAAAATATATGGAGAAGGAAAGTGAAAGATTTCGTCAGATAATACAAGATATGAAAGAAAAAGTGAAATAG
- a CDS encoding acyl carrier protein: MVFDKLLEIFSNVIPEVDTSEITKDSTLFEDLGLNSLTMMLLAVSVEDEFGIKFEDAGELNTVEDVCNYIKDKTGEQ, translated from the coding sequence ATGGTATTTGATAAACTTTTAGAGATTTTTTCTAATGTAATACCTGAAGTTGATACTTCAGAAATTACAAAAGACAGTACATTGTTTGAAGATTTGGGACTCAATTCATTAACAATGATGCTTCTTGCAGTATCAGTTGAAGATGAGTTTGGTATTAAATTTGAAGATGCCGGAGAACTTAATACGGTAGAAGATGTATGTAATTATATTAAAGATAAGACCGGTGAGCAGTAA
- a CDS encoding flavodoxin family protein yields the protein MKILLIKGSLRGENSHSLMVARKFVEGICEETDSEVKEIYLGNTRIEHCRGCFACWKVTPGRCAIKDDMAGIISDILDSDVIILCFPLYFFGVSSPMKTLMDRLLPLKMPYKGCLSTEENPVIMDFRHDLSKKRLVLISSCAHASTDVVYEPVTKQFDLAWGPGNYDTVFCPQGEILMLEQMKPILSVYLNKVKEAGRELAKEGRLSEETHKKVCAPLIPVRAVEKMMTGYWQDYPQEME from the coding sequence ATGAAGATTTTGCTGATTAAAGGCAGCCTCCGCGGAGAAAACAGCCATTCACTTATGGTGGCCCGTAAGTTTGTGGAGGGTATCTGCGAAGAAACGGATTCAGAAGTTAAGGAAATATACCTTGGCAATACCAGGATAGAGCATTGCAGAGGGTGTTTCGCCTGTTGGAAAGTCACTCCCGGCAGATGTGCAATAAAGGATGATATGGCAGGAATAATATCGGATATACTTGACAGCGATGTAATTATTCTTTGTTTCCCTTTATATTTTTTCGGAGTATCTTCACCTATGAAGACGCTTATGGACAGACTTCTTCCGTTAAAGATGCCATATAAGGGCTGTCTGTCAACTGAGGAGAATCCTGTAATTATGGATTTCCGCCATGACCTTTCAAAGAAAAGGCTGGTGCTTATATCAAGTTGCGCACACGCATCAACGGATGTTGTATATGAACCGGTTACAAAACAGTTTGACCTGGCATGGGGTCCCGGCAATTACGATACGGTATTTTGTCCACAAGGCGAGATCCTTATGTTAGAACAGATGAAACCGATACTTTCGGTATATCTGAATAAAGTTAAAGAAGCAGGCAGAGAGCTTGCAAAAGAAGGAAGACTGTCAGAAGAGACGCATAAAAAAGTATGTGCTCCGCTTATACCTGTCAGAGCAGTTGAAAAGATGATGACGGGATATTGGCAGGATTACCCACAGGAGATGGAATAG
- a CDS encoding lysophospholipid acyltransferase family protein, producing the protein MKERSTSSMGLFRFYYVAGSSPLFVSTMIFREKYYHKHPEKYSKEQRFKFAKKIMLHMKNRGRVKTDYYGRENLPKEGGYILYSNHQGKYDAIGILTDQKEPCSVLMERKQGSRIVAKQVLRLTGSETLDLDNPKSQITTLKKVAEQVAEGRRYLIFPEGKWGDNKNTLQKFNAGCFRCSFDSKTPVVPVAIVDSYKGLNGNSLRKVTTQVHYLKPIPYEEYKDLRKNELCDLVKERIQNKLDEVLKKRLEK; encoded by the coding sequence ATGAAAGAAAGAAGCACAAGCAGCATGGGACTGTTCAGGTTCTATTATGTAGCAGGATCCAGCCCGTTATTTGTTTCGACAATGATATTCAGGGAAAAATATTATCATAAACACCCTGAGAAATACAGTAAAGAGCAGCGTTTTAAATTTGCCAAAAAGATTATGCTCCATATGAAGAACAGAGGAAGAGTTAAGACTGACTACTACGGAAGAGAGAATCTTCCTAAAGAAGGCGGATATATACTCTACTCCAATCATCAGGGCAAATACGATGCAATCGGAATACTTACAGACCAGAAAGAACCTTGCAGCGTACTTATGGAAAGAAAACAGGGCAGCAGGATAGTTGCCAAGCAGGTGTTAAGACTTACAGGAAGTGAGACTCTGGACCTTGACAATCCTAAGAGCCAGATTACCACACTCAAAAAAGTGGCAGAACAGGTGGCAGAAGGAAGAAGATATCTCATCTTTCCGGAGGGAAAATGGGGTGACAATAAAAATACGCTTCAGAAATTCAATGCCGGATGTTTCAGATGTTCTTTTGATTCCAAGACCCCGGTCGTACCTGTGGCGATAGTCGATTCCTACAAAGGACTTAATGGCAATTCTCTCAGAAAGGTAACAACCCAGGTACATTACCTCAAGCCGATACCTTACGAAGAATATAAGGATCTCAGAAAAAATGAATTGTGTGATCTTGTAAAAGAAAGAATACAGAATAAATTGGATGAAGTTCTTAAAAAGAGGTTAGAAAAGTGA
- a CDS encoding class I adenylate-forming enzyme family protein, which yields MNYQSEQTEYFEKLIEPEILTKLPRYDTFCELLEMCKNDYADLPAISDMVNTITYGELYDRIACRRNFLYRNGFKKGDIIAVLAPNSMYSMELYMAIPTAGCIVIMLPSAENAISRECLTALINKFDIKGLFINPEYKEVAEGQPVKVFDIHDTDNVPGPTADVTKDDIAVICFSVNNSPDNPYGAMLSHGAIMRAAHNGLFIPGHTYNQRTIAILPLSHVFGAIRGLLTCIYTGALVYACEDMSNIVFDIPKMKPTILTLVPGLAEMILSVARIKGKEFLEGIETIICGGAYCQPKLVKQAKDYGINLLVGYGLTEAANIVSGNVDTDTVPDSIGKVYPGTEVRIQDGEIQVKGDVVMKGYYNDPERTAEVFTEDGWLKTGDIGEFDENGYLHILGLRKNLIILPNGENISPEELENIFLSKDEIKDCAVYEDALRGRPLMAITIQPEESFCEGKDEKDILTYFKTLVKDTCNLLPSYKAITKTVVTYEAIEHKTGDRLYNIEW from the coding sequence GTGAATTATCAGTCAGAACAGACAGAATATTTTGAAAAGTTGATAGAACCTGAGATTTTGACAAAACTCCCAAGATATGATACATTTTGTGAATTGCTTGAGATGTGCAAAAATGATTATGCCGATCTCCCTGCCATAAGCGACATGGTCAATACCATTACCTATGGCGAACTTTATGACAGAATTGCGTGCAGGCGTAATTTCTTATACCGCAACGGATTTAAGAAGGGTGATATAATCGCAGTTCTTGCACCTAACAGCATGTATTCGATGGAGTTATATATGGCAATTCCCACAGCAGGATGTATTGTAATAATGCTTCCATCGGCAGAAAATGCCATAAGCAGGGAATGTCTTACAGCACTTATTAATAAATTTGATATTAAGGGATTATTTATTAACCCTGAATATAAAGAGGTGGCAGAGGGTCAGCCTGTCAAGGTTTTTGACATCCATGACACCGACAATGTACCGGGACCTACTGCGGACGTTACAAAGGATGATATTGCGGTAATATGTTTTTCTGTTAATAACAGCCCTGATAATCCGTACGGAGCAATGCTTTCACACGGAGCGATAATGAGAGCCGCACACAATGGTTTGTTTATACCGGGACACACTTACAATCAAAGGACAATAGCAATCCTTCCTTTGTCCCATGTATTTGGGGCGATAAGAGGGCTTCTTACATGTATTTATACAGGAGCACTTGTGTATGCCTGTGAAGACATGAGCAACATTGTTTTTGATATACCTAAGATGAAACCTACAATTCTTACCCTTGTACCGGGGCTTGCGGAGATGATACTTTCCGTGGCAAGAATTAAGGGTAAAGAATTTCTTGAAGGAATTGAGACTATAATATGCGGCGGTGCATACTGCCAGCCAAAGCTTGTAAAGCAGGCAAAAGATTACGGAATCAACCTTCTCGTGGGATATGGTCTTACCGAGGCCGCCAATATTGTCAGCGGTAACGTTGACACGGATACGGTTCCTGACTCTATCGGAAAAGTATATCCGGGAACGGAGGTACGAATTCAAGACGGAGAGATTCAGGTAAAAGGTGACGTTGTTATGAAAGGGTATTATAATGACCCGGAGAGGACAGCGGAAGTATTTACAGAAGACGGATGGCTTAAGACCGGAGACATAGGAGAATTTGATGAAAACGGTTATCTTCACATTCTCGGACTCAGAAAGAATCTCATAATACTTCCTAATGGGGAAAATATTTCTCCTGAGGAGCTTGAGAACATATTCTTAAGCAAAGATGAGATAAAAGATTGTGCTGTATATGAGGACGCTTTAAGAGGCAGACCGCTTATGGCAATCACAATACAGCCGGAGGAAAGTTTTTGTGAAGGTAAGGACGAAAAAGATATTCTTACCTATTTCAAAACACTTGTAAAGGACACCTGTAACCTCCTGCCCAGTTATAAGGCAATCACCAAAACAGTGGTTACTTACGAAGCAATAGAGCATAAAACAGGTGACAGACTCTATAATATAGAGTGGTAA
- a CDS encoding acyl carrier protein yields MENTLFYTLKKVLKENLKMDEKQAKIAEQIKGILVDNLRIPAEELDYDVELFGDGIGLDSIDSLEIIAGIDQEFGVQMTGVAKENFFNIAALSKYVMEHMEA; encoded by the coding sequence GTGGAAAACACTTTATTCTATACATTAAAAAAAGTCTTAAAGGAGAATTTAAAGATGGATGAAAAACAGGCAAAGATCGCAGAACAGATCAAAGGAATCTTAGTAGATAACTTAAGAATTCCAGCAGAAGAACTTGATTACGATGTAGAGCTTTTCGGAGATGGAATTGGTCTTGACTCAATCGATTCTCTTGAAATCATCGCCGGTATCGACCAGGAATTCGGCGTACAGATGACAGGCGTTGCTAAAGAAAACTTCTTCAACATCGCAGCACTTAGCAAATATGTAATGGAACATATGGAAGCTTAA
- a CDS encoding beta-ketoacyl-[acyl-carrier-protein] synthase family protein — protein MENKMRCVITGLGMINSIGNSVDESWNNCINGVSGIKEVKSIDTTECYAHLGAEAAEHFDVDAGSDADKMDRVSLLCVKAAKEALSDSKIEINDENADRVGVIIGSCVGGAISIQNFFTAYEENPEKADKSDIIKMPIGAIANNIAKISGAKGVVTNVGNACAASTISIEYACDLIRAGVGDAFIVGGSDSFSALAFGGFTALHALDTDPCSPYNKSKGITLGEGAAVLVVESYEHAVARGAKIYCDVLGGGISSDAHHITAPRDDSEGQMNAMKWALAKSKMDPKEIAYINGHATGTVKNDTTEIQAMQNIFGDNDNTAVDSTKSMVGHCLGAAGAVEAIYTVKALTTNTVPPTIGYSEEDLERLKEKAGKLDFMPNVKKEKDIEYAMTNNFAFGGNNASVIFAKHEKDIKEPENNKVYVTGIGLVSPLGNSVESYIEGSKAGVTKAENGNIHAGVSSEDYAKYGIKLAFYRKLDKLSQMQVVSGRACLDNAGVTVTDDNATDIGMIVGTSDGPATDIINFHEGLIKNGLHQGSAFVFPNTVYNAAGGYFSINSGVKGVNVTLTNGPQAGLQSLCYAYNVVKTGDEKMMIATGLDENTDTMELLYDKLGLLSDKDEATPYAMDGRSFVLGEGATSIMLESEASANERGAKKLAEVAGYAMTHESVTVGTIKGSGAALCKAVLKACENAGITTDDIDAVVGFGNGNTNVDTIETESYEKVFGDKVKTLPVLSVKTLTGEARACSAALSAAHAAMILSGELDSTQPAYNFVNGKAVKTTTDTKNFKYILVTSYAAGGSYTAVVLKKVQ, from the coding sequence ATGGAAAATAAAATGAGATGTGTAATTACCGGACTTGGAATGATTAACTCAATCGGTAATTCGGTAGACGAAAGCTGGAATAACTGTATTAACGGTGTTTCAGGAATTAAGGAAGTAAAATCGATAGATACAACTGAGTGTTACGCTCACCTTGGAGCAGAGGCAGCAGAGCATTTTGATGTGGATGCAGGCAGTGATGCGGATAAGATGGACAGAGTATCATTACTCTGCGTAAAGGCAGCAAAGGAAGCACTCAGTGATTCAAAAATAGAGATAAATGATGAAAATGCAGACAGAGTCGGTGTAATCATCGGAAGCTGTGTAGGCGGTGCAATAAGCATCCAGAATTTCTTCACAGCTTATGAAGAAAATCCTGAAAAGGCAGATAAGAGCGATATTATCAAGATGCCAATCGGTGCAATCGCAAATAACATTGCCAAAATTTCAGGCGCAAAAGGTGTTGTAACCAATGTAGGTAATGCCTGTGCAGCAAGTACAATAAGTATTGAATATGCCTGTGATTTAATCAGAGCCGGTGTAGGCGATGCATTTATCGTAGGGGGTTCAGATTCATTCTCAGCTCTTGCTTTTGGTGGATTTACAGCATTACACGCACTTGATACAGACCCATGTTCACCATACAACAAGAGTAAGGGCATAACACTTGGTGAAGGTGCAGCCGTACTTGTAGTTGAATCTTATGAACATGCCGTTGCAAGAGGTGCCAAAATATATTGTGACGTACTCGGCGGAGGAATCAGTTCAGACGCCCATCACATCACAGCACCAAGAGATGACAGCGAAGGTCAGATGAATGCGATGAAGTGGGCACTTGCAAAGTCAAAGATGGATCCAAAAGAAATCGCATATATTAACGGACACGCAACAGGAACCGTTAAAAATGATACAACTGAAATTCAGGCAATGCAGAATATTTTCGGCGATAATGACAATACAGCGGTTGACTCAACTAAGTCAATGGTAGGACATTGTCTCGGTGCGGCAGGTGCAGTAGAAGCAATCTACACTGTAAAGGCACTTACAACCAATACAGTACCTCCAACAATCGGATATTCAGAGGAAGACCTTGAAAGACTTAAAGAAAAAGCCGGTAAATTAGACTTCATGCCTAATGTCAAGAAAGAAAAAGACATTGAATATGCAATGACAAATAACTTTGCTTTCGGTGGTAATAATGCCAGCGTTATTTTTGCAAAGCATGAAAAAGATATAAAAGAACCTGAAAACAATAAAGTATACGTTACAGGTATCGGACTTGTCAGTCCTTTAGGCAACAGCGTTGAAAGCTATATCGAAGGCTCTAAGGCAGGCGTAACCAAAGCAGAAAACGGTAACATCCATGCAGGCGTATCCTCAGAAGATTATGCCAAGTACGGAATTAAATTAGCTTTCTACCGTAAGCTTGATAAGTTAAGCCAGATGCAGGTTGTTTCAGGACGTGCATGTCTTGATAACGCAGGAGTTACCGTAACTGACGACAACGCAACAGATATCGGTATGATAGTAGGAACATCAGACGGACCTGCAACAGATATTATTAACTTCCATGAAGGTCTTATTAAGAACGGACTTCATCAGGGAAGTGCTTTTGTATTCCCTAACACCGTTTACAATGCAGCAGGCGGATATTTCTCAATCAATTCAGGCGTTAAGGGTGTCAACGTAACACTTACAAACGGTCCACAGGCAGGACTTCAGAGCCTTTGCTACGCATATAACGTAGTTAAAACAGGTGATGAAAAGATGATGATTGCAACAGGACTTGATGAAAATACAGATACAATGGAACTTCTTTATGACAAGCTCGGACTTCTTTCAGACAAAGATGAAGCAACACCTTATGCTATGGATGGAAGAAGCTTTGTACTCGGTGAAGGTGCAACATCCATTATGCTTGAAAGCGAAGCATCTGCAAATGAAAGAGGTGCTAAGAAACTTGCCGAAGTTGCAGGTTACGCAATGACACATGAATCTGTAACAGTAGGTACAATTAAAGGTTCAGGCGCAGCTCTTTGTAAAGCAGTCCTCAAAGCATGTGAAAACGCAGGAATTACAACAGATGACATAGATGCGGTTGTCGGTTTTGGTAACGGCAACACTAACGTTGATACAATCGAGACAGAATCTTATGAAAAAGTATTTGGAGATAAGGTTAAGACATTGCCTGTACTCAGCGTTAAGACACTTACAGGTGAAGCAAGGGCATGTTCAGCAGCTCTCTCTGCAGCTCATGCAGCCATGATTTTATCAGGTGAACTTGATTCAACACAGCCTGCTTACAATTTTGTGAATGGAAAGGCAGTTAAGACCACAACAGATACAAAGAACTTCAAGTACATACTTGTAACAAGTTATGCGGCAGGTGGTTCATACACAGCGGTAGTTCTTAAGAAAGTACAGTAA
- a CDS encoding SDR family NAD(P)-dependent oxidoreductase, giving the protein MSKVAIVTGSSRGIGRACALRLAKEGMDVVVNYNSNEAEAMKVVNAIKDMGQDAIAIKANTGNQNDVKNMFREAFKHFGHIDVLVNNAGVLDDAYLLAINSDSLDRSMDVNVKGYFYCCQQAALKMFKTGGRIVNVSSVSSKLALAGQSVYGATKGAVNSMTATLAKELAPYGIQVNAVAPGFIMTEMIEQIPDEKREEYLKDIPMGRLGTVEEVAATVAMLCGEASSYITGQVIVLDGGLSL; this is encoded by the coding sequence ATGAGTAAAGTAGCAATCGTTACAGGTTCATCAAGAGGAATCGGCAGAGCCTGTGCATTAAGACTTGCAAAAGAAGGCATGGATGTTGTAGTTAATTACAACAGTAACGAAGCAGAAGCAATGAAAGTTGTCAATGCAATCAAAGATATGGGACAGGATGCAATAGCAATCAAAGCTAACACAGGTAACCAGAATGATGTTAAAAATATGTTCCGCGAAGCTTTTAAGCATTTTGGACATATAGATGTGCTTGTAAACAATGCAGGTGTTCTTGATGACGCATATCTTCTTGCAATCAACTCGGATTCCCTTGACAGAAGCATGGATGTCAATGTAAAAGGATATTTTTACTGCTGTCAGCAGGCTGCGCTTAAAATGTTTAAGACAGGCGGAAGAATCGTTAATGTATCTTCGGTAAGCTCAAAGCTGGCACTTGCAGGACAGTCTGTATACGGAGCTACAAAGGGTGCCGTTAATTCAATGACAGCAACTCTTGCAAAAGAACTTGCACCTTACGGTATTCAGGTTAATGCGGTAGCACCGGGATTTATCATGACAGAAATGATTGAACAGATTCCTGATGAGAAAAGAGAAGAGTACCTCAAGGATATTCCAATGGGAAGACTGGGAACAGTAGAAGAAGTAGCTGCAACGGTTGCAATGCTCTGTGGCGAAGCAAGTTCATATATAACAGGACAGGTAATAGTTCTTGACGGAGGATTAAGCCTTTGA
- the fabZ gene encoding 3-hydroxyacyl-ACP dehydratase FabZ produces MNIIEINKRIKQRPPFQMVERVLDVVPGESVTALKNVSVNEPYFMGHFPDAPIMPGVLVIESAAQACSLAIEADGTDESTIYVLLKVKDFKFVKPIIPGDTMIINCKKTMGSAGLYSFAVTISVNDKVRAKGELMFTAVDKETIYAE; encoded by the coding sequence ATGAACATAATTGAAATCAATAAAAGAATAAAGCAGAGACCACCTTTCCAGATGGTTGAAAGAGTGCTTGACGTGGTTCCCGGCGAATCCGTTACCGCACTTAAGAACGTGTCTGTAAATGAGCCTTATTTTATGGGACATTTTCCTGATGCACCAATAATGCCGGGAGTTCTCGTAATTGAATCGGCAGCACAGGCTTGTTCACTTGCAATCGAAGCGGACGGAACAGACGAAAGCACAATTTATGTACTTCTTAAAGTAAAGGATTTTAAGTTTGTAAAACCTATTATTCCGGGAGATACAATGATTATTAATTGTAAAAAGACAATGGGAAGTGCAGGTTTATATTCTTTTGCCGTAACCATATCGGTTAATGATAAGGTAAGGGCAAAAGGTGAGTTAATGTTTACTGCGGTAGATAAAGAAACAATTTACGCAGAATAA